From a single Hymenobacter sp. YIM 151500-1 genomic region:
- a CDS encoding amidohydrolase family protein, translating into MLHCYRRLGLGSGLLLSSAAALAQPGTYPRNGVSDQRPGLYAFTHATIYVDYQTRLPDATLVIRDGRVEAVGPRVQVPAGAVVQDLRGRIIYPSFVDLYASYGVPEVKAPERQGRRAGPQIESQKAGAYDWNQAIHPEANAAEQFRTHAEQADAYRRLGFGTVLTHQPDGIARGTAALVSLNTTRREAEVLLLDRAAAAFSFDKGTSTQDYPSSLMGSIALLRQTYLDADWNQRNPRREQNLSLRAFSEQRRLPAIFEVRDKQSALRADKLGDEFGVQYIIKGRGDEYQRLPDVQATKAPFILTLNFPDAYLVDDVYDAARVPLQDLKHWEMAPANAALLAKAGVPFALSAADLKDKKKFLPNLRKAAQHGLTEAQVLQALTATPAALVKAQDRVGALRPGMEANFLVCSGRLLADDNVLLDNWVQGERYPLNTLPTDYRGVYALQLTGQPEAKLLLAGKPEAPELRVALAPGDTVRGALTVSGELATIMFNPQDKTKGKNAAQQPKNEPSSTPQANTQQPQTTNQPGAVRLSGYYTAENRLFQGDGQLPEGALVKWTARRLEDASRAARRDSAKAPVPPQIGSLQYPFVAYGRPELPSQQTVLIKNATVWTSEAAGRLENTDVLLQNGKIRQVGRNLSLPAGGRTVDGTGKHLTPGIIDEHSHIAISEGVNEGTQAVTSEVSIGDVVDAEDVDIYRNLAGGVVAAQLLHGSANPIGGQSALVKLRWGMAPEQLKIQGAPGFIKFALGENVKQSNWGELNTVRFPQTRMGVEQVFVDAFTRAREYEREWQAWNKLSRARQKKAEAPRRDLELDALVEILNQRRFITCHSYVQSEINMLLGVADRMGFKVNTFTHILEGYKVADKMKAHGANASTFSDWWAYKNEVRDAIPYNAAIMHDAGLNVAINSDDAEMSRRLNQEAAKTVKYGGLSEEEALKLVTINPARMLHLDKNMGSIREGKDADVVLWSDNPLSIYARAERTFVDGRELFSLESDQQLRQQLQQERLRLVQKMLAAKKAGAPTQLPTARPNQHYHCDTVGEKKELDE; encoded by the coding sequence ATGCTCCACTGCTACCGGCGGCTGGGCCTAGGCAGCGGCCTGCTGCTGAGCAGCGCGGCGGCCCTGGCCCAACCTGGCACCTACCCGCGCAACGGCGTCTCCGACCAGCGCCCCGGCCTGTACGCCTTCACCCACGCCACCATCTACGTCGATTACCAAACCCGCCTGCCCGATGCCACGCTGGTCATTCGTGACGGCCGGGTGGAGGCCGTGGGGCCGCGGGTGCAGGTTCCGGCCGGGGCCGTAGTGCAGGACCTGCGCGGGCGCATCATCTACCCCAGCTTCGTGGACCTGTACGCCAGCTACGGCGTGCCCGAGGTGAAGGCCCCCGAGCGCCAAGGCCGCCGCGCCGGCCCCCAAATCGAAAGCCAGAAAGCCGGGGCCTACGACTGGAACCAGGCCATTCACCCGGAAGCCAACGCCGCCGAACAGTTCCGCACCCATGCCGAGCAGGCCGATGCCTACCGCCGCCTGGGCTTCGGGACGGTGCTCACCCATCAGCCCGACGGCATTGCCCGCGGCACGGCGGCCCTGGTGAGCCTGAACACCACCCGCCGCGAGGCCGAAGTGCTGCTGCTGGACCGCGCCGCCGCGGCCTTCAGCTTCGACAAAGGCACCAGCACCCAGGACTATCCGTCGTCGTTGATGGGCAGCATTGCCCTGCTGCGCCAGACCTACCTCGATGCCGACTGGAACCAGCGCAACCCGCGCCGCGAGCAGAATTTGTCGCTCCGGGCTTTCAGTGAGCAGCGCCGGCTGCCGGCCATTTTTGAGGTGCGCGACAAGCAAAGCGCCCTGCGCGCCGACAAGCTGGGCGACGAGTTTGGGGTGCAGTACATCATCAAAGGCCGCGGCGACGAGTACCAGCGCCTGCCCGACGTGCAAGCCACCAAGGCCCCGTTCATCCTAACCCTGAACTTCCCCGATGCCTACCTCGTGGACGACGTGTACGATGCCGCCCGCGTGCCCCTGCAAGACCTGAAGCACTGGGAAATGGCGCCCGCCAACGCGGCTCTGCTGGCCAAGGCCGGCGTGCCTTTCGCCCTGTCAGCCGCCGACCTCAAAGACAAAAAGAAGTTTCTGCCCAACCTGCGCAAAGCGGCCCAGCACGGCCTCACGGAAGCGCAGGTGCTCCAGGCCCTGACGGCCACGCCTGCCGCTCTCGTCAAGGCCCAGGATAGGGTAGGGGCTCTGCGGCCGGGCATGGAGGCCAACTTCCTGGTGTGCTCGGGCCGCCTGCTGGCCGACGACAACGTGCTGCTCGACAACTGGGTGCAGGGCGAACGGTACCCGCTCAACACCCTGCCCACCGACTACCGCGGCGTGTACGCCCTGCAACTAACCGGGCAGCCCGAGGCCAAGCTGCTGCTGGCCGGCAAGCCCGAAGCCCCCGAGCTGCGCGTGGCCCTGGCCCCCGGCGACACCGTGCGCGGCGCCCTGACCGTAAGCGGGGAGCTGGCTACTATCATGTTCAACCCCCAGGACAAAACCAAAGGCAAAAACGCGGCTCAACAACCAAAAAACGAACCGTCATCAACCCCACAAGCCAATACCCAACAACCCCAAACCACAAACCAACCCGGTGCCGTGCGGCTCAGCGGCTACTACACTGCCGAGAATCGCCTGTTTCAGGGCGACGGGCAGCTGCCGGAAGGTGCGCTGGTAAAGTGGACGGCCCGCCGCCTGGAAGATGCCAGCCGCGCCGCCCGCCGCGACTCCGCCAAGGCACCCGTGCCGCCCCAGATTGGCTCCTTGCAGTACCCGTTTGTGGCCTACGGGCGGCCCGAGCTGCCCAGCCAGCAAACCGTGCTCATCAAAAACGCCACGGTGTGGACCAGTGAAGCCGCCGGCCGGCTCGAAAACACCGACGTGCTGCTCCAAAACGGCAAAATCAGGCAGGTAGGCCGCAACCTGAGCTTGCCCGCCGGGGGCCGCACCGTGGACGGCACCGGCAAGCACCTCACCCCCGGCATCATCGACGAGCACTCCCACATTGCCATTTCGGAGGGCGTGAACGAGGGCACCCAGGCCGTAACCAGCGAGGTAAGCATCGGCGACGTGGTGGACGCCGAGGACGTGGACATTTACCGCAACCTGGCCGGGGGCGTGGTGGCGGCCCAGCTCCTGCACGGCTCGGCCAACCCCATTGGGGGGCAGTCGGCGCTGGTGAAGCTGCGCTGGGGCATGGCGCCCGAGCAGCTGAAGATTCAGGGGGCACCGGGCTTTATCAAGTTTGCCCTGGGCGAAAACGTGAAGCAAAGCAACTGGGGCGAGCTGAACACGGTACGCTTCCCGCAGACGCGCATGGGCGTAGAGCAGGTGTTTGTAGATGCCTTCACGCGGGCCCGCGAGTACGAGCGGGAGTGGCAGGCCTGGAACAAGCTCAGCCGCGCCCGCCAAAAGAAAGCCGAAGCCCCGCGCCGCGACCTGGAGCTGGACGCCCTGGTGGAAATTCTGAACCAGCGGCGCTTTATTACCTGCCACAGCTACGTGCAAAGCGAAATCAACATGCTGCTGGGCGTGGCCGACCGGATGGGCTTCAAGGTCAACACCTTCACCCACATTCTGGAGGGCTACAAGGTGGCCGACAAGATGAAGGCCCACGGCGCCAACGCCAGCACCTTCTCCGACTGGTGGGCCTACAAAAACGAGGTGCGCGACGCCATTCCCTACAACGCGGCCATCATGCACGACGCCGGCCTGAACGTGGCCATCAACTCCGACGACGCCGAAATGAGCCGCCGCCTCAACCAGGAAGCCGCCAAAACCGTGAAGTACGGTGGCCTCTCGGAGGAAGAAGCCCTGAAGCTGGTCACCATCAACCCCGCCCGCATGCTGCACCTGGACAAGAACATGGGCAGCATTCGGGAGGGCAAGGACGCCGACGTGGTGCTCTGGTCCGACAACCCCCTGAGCATCTACGCCCGCGCCGAGCGCACCTTCGTGGATGGTCGGGAGCTGTTCAGCCTGGAAAGCGACCAGCAGCTGCGCCAGCAGCTTCAGCAGGAGCGCCTGCGCCTGGTGCAGAAAATGCTGGCCGCCAAAAAAGCCGGCGCCCCCACCCAACTCCCCACCGCCCGCCCCAACCAGCACTACCACTGCGACACGGTAGGAGAGAAGAAGGAGCTGGACGAGTAG
- a CDS encoding amino acid permease, translated as MANIFAKKPLAQLLGEANSSGEGSLKRTLGAGNLVALGVGAIIGAGLFVRTAAAAAQASGPGVTLAFIVAAIGCAFAGLCYAEFAAMIPIAGSAYTYAYTTMGEFVAWVIGWALIMEYALGAATVAIAWSEYLNKLLEVFGTEIPFSLSHSPREGGILNLPALLIVVALSLLLIKGTQESATFNAIIVVVKVAIVLIFIAVGWQFVDPANHTPYLIPENAEPVKNAAGEVIRKYTDWNKHGWGGILGGAAIVFFAFIGFDAVSTAAQEAKNPKRDMPIGILGSLAVCTVLYILFGHVLTGVANWREFADPSKGGEASVAYAIREHMPGFEWLSTAVTVAILAGFSSVILVMLMGQSRVFFSMANDGLMPKAFSDLHPRFRTPYKSNLVLLVFVGAFAAFVPGSLAGDLTSFGTLLAFVLVSVGVWLMRRTDPQQPRPFRSPLSSASFPLVPFLGAAVCLGMIAALDGNTLKLALGWMLLGFVIYFIYGKQNSKLQRGIVVVPTEMEEQAFIDQEKPV; from the coding sequence ATGGCAAATATTTTCGCCAAAAAACCGCTGGCCCAGCTGCTGGGCGAGGCCAACTCCTCCGGGGAAGGCTCGCTGAAGCGCACCCTCGGCGCGGGCAACCTGGTGGCGCTGGGCGTCGGGGCCATTATCGGGGCCGGCTTGTTTGTGCGCACGGCCGCGGCGGCGGCGCAGGCCTCGGGGCCGGGCGTGACGCTGGCCTTTATTGTGGCGGCCATTGGCTGCGCCTTCGCCGGCCTGTGCTACGCCGAGTTTGCCGCCATGATTCCCATTGCCGGCTCGGCCTACACCTACGCTTACACCACCATGGGCGAGTTTGTGGCCTGGGTTATCGGCTGGGCCCTGATTATGGAATATGCCCTGGGGGCGGCCACCGTGGCCATTGCCTGGAGCGAATACCTGAACAAGCTCTTGGAGGTCTTCGGGACGGAAATACCGTTCAGCCTCAGCCACTCGCCCCGAGAAGGCGGCATCCTCAACCTGCCGGCCTTGCTCATTGTGGTAGCCCTGAGCTTGCTGCTCATCAAAGGCACGCAGGAGTCAGCTACCTTCAATGCCATTATCGTGGTAGTGAAAGTGGCTATTGTGTTGATTTTCATTGCTGTAGGCTGGCAGTTCGTGGACCCCGCCAACCACACGCCCTACCTGATTCCGGAAAACGCCGAGCCAGTGAAAAACGCCGCCGGGGAAGTTATCCGCAAGTACACCGACTGGAACAAGCACGGCTGGGGCGGCATTCTGGGCGGCGCGGCCATCGTGTTTTTCGCCTTCATTGGGTTTGATGCCGTGAGCACCGCCGCCCAGGAAGCCAAGAACCCCAAGCGCGACATGCCCATCGGTATTCTGGGCTCTTTGGCCGTGTGCACCGTGCTCTACATCCTGTTCGGGCACGTGCTGACGGGCGTGGCCAACTGGCGCGAGTTTGCCGACCCTTCGAAGGGCGGCGAGGCCTCGGTGGCTTATGCCATCCGGGAGCATATGCCCGGCTTTGAGTGGCTGAGCACGGCCGTGACGGTGGCTATTCTGGCCGGCTTCTCCTCGGTAATTCTGGTGATGTTGATGGGGCAGAGCCGGGTGTTCTTCTCCATGGCCAACGACGGCCTCATGCCTAAGGCCTTCTCCGACCTGCACCCCCGCTTCCGGACGCCCTACAAGTCGAACCTGGTGCTGCTGGTGTTTGTGGGCGCCTTCGCGGCCTTCGTGCCCGGCTCCCTGGCCGGCGACCTGACCTCATTCGGGACCCTGCTGGCCTTTGTGCTGGTGAGCGTGGGCGTGTGGCTGATGCGCCGCACCGACCCGCAGCAACCCCGCCCGTTCCGCTCCCCGCTCTCGTCGGCCTCCTTCCCGCTGGTGCCCTTCCTGGGCGCGGCCGTGTGCCTGGGCATGATTGCGGCCCTCGACGGAAACACGCTGAAACTGGCTTTGGGCTGGATGCTGCTGGGCTTCGTTATCTATTTTATCTACGGCAAGCAGAACTCCAAGCTCCAGCGCGGCATTGTAGTGGTGCCCACCGAAATGGAAGAGCAAGCCTTTATCGACCAGGAAAAGCCGGTGTAA
- a CDS encoding hypervirulence associated TUDOR domain-containing protein, translating into MRKGTKVSWKYGTGTATGKIEETHKETVTRKLQGADITRHGTPDNPAFLIVQENGDRVLKLKSELKEEK; encoded by the coding sequence ATGCGCAAAGGCACCAAAGTCAGCTGGAAATACGGCACCGGCACGGCCACCGGCAAAATCGAGGAAACCCACAAGGAAACCGTAACCCGCAAGCTCCAAGGCGCCGACATCACCCGCCACGGCACCCCCGACAACCCCGCCTTCCTCATCGTGCAGGAAAACGGCGACCGGGTACTCAAGCTGAAAAGCGAGTTGAAAGAGGAGAAGTGA